One genomic region from Jiangella sp. DSM 45060 encodes:
- a CDS encoding phosphoenolpyruvate carboxylase has protein sequence MASTATGSREAARFEMPERLRADVRQLGDALGQVLREYGGDALLADVERLRELTIASHHEDQTVADDAASQAEHLVASWSLDRADEVARAFTVYFHLVNAAEEYHRVRSLRAGDRADHPLAGTVAKAVEDVARLAGHDKAKHLLDGLEFRPVLTAHPTEARRRAIVTSIRRIAQLLERRDDPRLGASEDAETQRHLLEQIDVLWRTAPLRVDRPGPLDEVRTAMSAFDDVLFHVVPQVYRRAEMALAGGAETVAAPQVPAFVRLGSWIGGDRDGNPHVTSAVTRQAMAIQSDHVLRALEAAATAVGRGLTLDAGSTPAATELRRILADAQAAQPELYAELASRSPNEPHRIAVLYAAARIAATRRRDADLAYAAAGELLAELRAVQASLAEAGAARQAYGALQGLIWQVESFGFHLAELEVRQHSAVHRAALEEIRAGGVLSDRTEEVLATIRVMAQIQARFGPDACRRYVVSFTQSSDDVAAVFELARHALDGRPLALDVVPLFETGADLAACVDILDGVLELPDVRSRLEQTGRRLEIMLGYSDSAKDVGPVSATLALYDAQDRLTAWAHEHELTLTMFHGRGGALGRGGGPANRAVLAQAPGSVDGRFKLTEQGEVIFARYGDPAIARRHIEQVASAVLLASTPAVEERARAAAVEFSPVASVLDTAAREAYHALVRTDGFPEWFARVTPLEEVGSLPIGSRPARRGLTVSSLDDLRAIPWVFSWSQTRVTLPGWYGLGSGLAAVGDLDVLRRAYEEWPLFTVMMENAEMSLAKSDRRIAARYLALGDRPELTDRILAEHALTTHWVLDVTGHSRLLEDRHVLGRAVALRNPYVDALSYLQVRALRALRRDDVESGSAEEAATRRLLQISVNGVAAGLQNTG, from the coding sequence ATGGCCTCCACTGCCACCGGATCCCGCGAAGCCGCGCGCTTCGAGATGCCCGAACGGCTGCGCGCCGACGTCCGGCAGCTCGGCGACGCGCTCGGCCAGGTGCTGCGTGAGTACGGCGGCGACGCCCTGCTGGCCGACGTCGAGCGGCTGCGCGAGCTGACCATCGCCTCGCACCACGAGGACCAGACGGTCGCCGACGACGCCGCCTCGCAGGCCGAGCACCTGGTCGCGTCGTGGTCGCTGGACCGCGCCGACGAGGTCGCCCGCGCCTTCACCGTCTATTTCCACCTGGTCAACGCCGCCGAGGAGTACCACCGGGTCCGCTCGCTGCGGGCCGGCGACCGCGCCGACCACCCGCTGGCCGGCACCGTCGCGAAGGCGGTCGAGGACGTCGCCCGCCTCGCCGGGCACGACAAGGCCAAGCACCTGCTCGACGGCCTCGAGTTCCGGCCGGTGCTCACGGCGCACCCCACGGAGGCGCGCCGCCGCGCCATCGTCACGTCCATCCGGCGCATCGCGCAGCTGCTCGAACGCCGCGACGACCCCAGGCTGGGCGCGTCCGAGGACGCCGAGACGCAGCGGCACCTGCTCGAGCAGATCGACGTGCTGTGGCGCACGGCCCCGCTGCGGGTCGACCGTCCCGGCCCGCTCGACGAGGTCCGCACGGCCATGTCGGCCTTCGACGACGTGCTGTTCCACGTCGTGCCGCAGGTGTACCGGCGGGCCGAGATGGCGCTGGCCGGCGGCGCCGAGACGGTCGCGGCGCCGCAGGTGCCGGCGTTCGTGCGGCTCGGCTCCTGGATCGGCGGCGACCGCGACGGCAACCCGCACGTCACCAGCGCCGTCACCCGTCAGGCCATGGCCATCCAGTCCGACCACGTGCTCAGGGCGCTCGAGGCGGCGGCCACCGCCGTCGGGCGCGGGCTGACGCTCGATGCCGGCAGCACACCGGCCGCCACCGAGCTGCGCCGCATCCTGGCCGACGCGCAGGCCGCGCAGCCCGAGCTGTACGCCGAGCTCGCGTCGCGCTCGCCGAACGAGCCGCACCGCATCGCCGTCCTCTACGCGGCCGCCCGCATCGCCGCCACCCGCCGCCGCGACGCCGACCTCGCCTACGCGGCGGCGGGCGAGCTGCTGGCCGAGCTGCGCGCCGTCCAGGCCAGCCTGGCCGAGGCCGGCGCGGCGCGGCAGGCCTACGGCGCGCTGCAGGGCCTCATCTGGCAGGTCGAGTCGTTCGGGTTCCATCTGGCCGAGCTCGAGGTCCGCCAGCACAGCGCCGTGCACCGGGCGGCCTTGGAGGAGATCCGCGCCGGCGGCGTGCTGTCCGACCGCACCGAGGAGGTGCTGGCCACCATCCGGGTCATGGCGCAGATCCAGGCCCGGTTCGGCCCCGACGCGTGCCGCCGCTACGTGGTCTCGTTCACGCAGTCCTCCGACGACGTCGCCGCCGTGTTCGAGCTGGCCCGGCACGCCCTCGACGGCCGCCCGCTGGCGCTCGACGTCGTGCCGCTGTTCGAGACCGGCGCCGACCTCGCGGCCTGCGTCGACATCCTCGACGGCGTGCTCGAGCTGCCCGACGTGCGGTCGCGGCTGGAACAGACCGGCCGGCGCCTCGAGATCATGCTCGGCTACTCCGACTCCGCGAAGGACGTCGGCCCGGTGTCGGCCACGCTCGCGCTGTACGACGCGCAGGACCGGCTCACGGCGTGGGCGCACGAGCACGAGCTCACGCTGACGATGTTCCACGGCCGCGGCGGGGCGCTGGGGCGGGGCGGCGGGCCGGCCAACCGGGCCGTCCTGGCGCAGGCGCCGGGCTCGGTCGACGGCCGGTTCAAGCTGACGGAGCAGGGCGAGGTCATCTTCGCCCGGTACGGCGACCCCGCCATCGCGCGCCGCCACATCGAGCAGGTCGCGTCCGCCGTCCTGCTGGCGTCGACGCCCGCGGTCGAGGAGCGGGCCCGCGCGGCCGCGGTCGAGTTCTCGCCGGTCGCGTCGGTGCTCGACACCGCGGCCCGCGAGGCCTACCACGCGCTCGTCCGCACCGACGGCTTCCCCGAGTGGTTCGCCCGGGTCACCCCGCTCGAGGAGGTCGGCTCGCTGCCCATCGGCTCGCGGCCGGCCCGGCGCGGGCTGACGGTGTCGTCGCTCGACGACCTCCGCGCCATCCCGTGGGTGTTCTCGTGGTCGCAGACCCGCGTCACGCTGCCCGGCTGGTACGGCCTCGGCTCCGGCCTGGCCGCCGTCGGCGACCTCGACGTGCTGCGCCGCGCGTACGAGGAGTGGCCGCTGTTCACCGTCATGATGGAGAACGCGGAGATGTCGCTGGCCAAGTCCGACCGCCGCATCGCCGCGCGCTACCTCGCGCTCGGCGACCGGCCGGAGCTGACCGACCGCATCCTCGCCGAGCACGCGCTCACCACCCACTGGGTGCTCGACGTCACCGGGCACAGCCGGCTGCTCGAGGACCGCCACGTGCTGGGCCGCGCCGTCGCACTGCGCAACCCCTACGTCGACGCGCTGTCGTACCTGCAGGTCCGGGCGCTGCGGGCGCTCCGTCGCGACGACGTCGAGTCCGGCTCGGCGGAAGAGGCCGCCACCCGGCGGCTGCTGCAGATCAGCGTCAACGGCGTCGCCGCCGGCCTGCAGAACACCGGCTGA
- a CDS encoding biotin--[acetyl-CoA-carboxylase] ligase, translated as MWDVHRVATTGSTNADVAAAARSGAAEGYAVVAEHQSAGRGRLDRRWEAPPGTSLAMSFLLRPHGVPDPRWSWLPLLAGVVVVDAVDAAAGAVAVLKWPNDVLLDGGKLSGILVERVETPSGPAAVVGIGLNVAQTPDQLPPGGVSLAPYGARADAVLDAVASGLAARYETWRAAEGDPSASGLAEAYSARCDTLGREVRAQLPGGDTVEGRAAAVDDAGRLLIAPAAGGSPVAVGAGDVVHLRPR; from the coding sequence ATGTGGGACGTCCACCGGGTCGCCACCACGGGGTCGACGAACGCCGACGTCGCCGCCGCGGCCCGGTCCGGCGCGGCTGAGGGCTACGCCGTCGTCGCCGAGCACCAGAGCGCGGGCCGCGGCCGGCTGGACCGCCGCTGGGAGGCCCCGCCCGGCACGTCGCTGGCGATGTCGTTCCTGCTCCGGCCGCACGGCGTGCCGGACCCGCGGTGGTCGTGGCTGCCGCTGCTGGCCGGCGTGGTCGTGGTCGACGCCGTCGACGCGGCGGCGGGTGCGGTCGCCGTGCTCAAGTGGCCGAACGACGTGCTGCTCGACGGCGGCAAGCTGTCCGGCATCCTCGTCGAGCGGGTCGAGACGCCGTCCGGCCCGGCCGCCGTCGTCGGCATCGGGCTGAACGTCGCGCAGACGCCGGACCAGCTGCCGCCCGGCGGGGTGTCGCTGGCGCCGTACGGCGCGCGGGCCGACGCCGTCCTCGACGCGGTCGCGTCCGGGCTGGCCGCGCGTTACGAGACCTGGCGCGCCGCCGAGGGCGACCCGTCCGCGTCCGGGCTGGCCGAGGCCTACTCCGCCCGCTGCGACACCCTCGGCCGCGAGGTCCGGGCCCAGCTGCCCGGCGGCGACACCGTCGAGGGCCGCGCGGCCGCCGTCGACGACGCCGGCCGGCTGCTGATCGCGCCGGCCGCGGGCGGTTCCCCCGTGGCCGTCGGCGCCGGTGACGTCGTCCATCTGCGTCCGCGGTGA
- a CDS encoding PH domain-containing protein, which translates to MGFSDKHLSDDEQVIYHLHTHVKALIVPVLVLLVLAAGVGFGLGALPDDELIGTVGRWAIVIVAVVALGAWVIWPFLTWLTTTYTITSERLITRQGIITRTGRDIPHTVINDVAYEMQLTDRMLRCGTLVVSAASEQGQVRLHDVPRVHQVQLRLSELVREAHDLDERT; encoded by the coding sequence ATGGGGTTCTCCGATAAACACCTCAGCGACGACGAACAGGTCATCTACCACCTGCACACGCACGTCAAGGCGCTGATCGTGCCGGTGCTGGTGCTCTTGGTCCTGGCCGCCGGCGTGGGCTTCGGCCTGGGCGCGCTGCCCGACGACGAGCTGATCGGGACGGTGGGCCGCTGGGCCATCGTCATCGTCGCCGTCGTGGCGCTGGGCGCGTGGGTCATCTGGCCGTTCCTCACCTGGCTGACCACCACGTACACCATCACCAGCGAGCGGCTGATCACCCGCCAGGGCATCATCACCCGCACCGGCCGCGACATCCCGCACACCGTCATCAACGACGTCGCGTACGAGATGCAGCTCACCGACCGCATGCTGCGCTGCGGCACGCTCGTGGTGTCGGCCGCCAGCGAGCAGGGCCAGGTGCGCCTGCACGACGTCCCGCGGGTGCACCAGGTGCAGCTGCGGCTCAGCGAGCTCGTGCGCGAGGCGCACGACCTGGACGAACGCACGTGA
- a CDS encoding adenylate/guanylate cyclase domain-containing protein — MTLPPEPPRKPTTDELERLLLGASRRYTREQIAEGAGLSVEEVTRYWRALGFPDVGEERAFTVWDMEALRGVTELIQDDVVDEATAVQMVRALGRMTGRLAEWHVETLAEIIEDNEAAGHGTGSRLTSAYLVAQKLLPEFERLLIYAWRRKLAASVNRLVAIGRIGDAPLLAAPASVGFADLVSFTRLSRGLSVDELGQLVEQFEATTNDVIFGTGGRVIKTLGDEVVFTADDPETAAEIGCRLVEEIGENGDLPDIRVGIATGPVVARLGDVFGTPTNLAARLTALAERNTVLVDDVTAKELAAAPAFALRALPPTTVRGLGVVNAFTVTPRRDPQAPA, encoded by the coding sequence GTGACGCTGCCGCCCGAACCGCCGCGGAAGCCCACCACCGACGAGCTCGAACGGCTGCTGCTCGGCGCGTCCCGCCGCTACACGCGGGAACAGATCGCCGAGGGTGCCGGGCTCAGCGTCGAGGAGGTGACGCGGTACTGGCGGGCGCTGGGTTTCCCCGACGTCGGCGAGGAGCGGGCGTTCACCGTCTGGGACATGGAGGCGCTGCGCGGCGTCACCGAGCTGATCCAGGACGACGTCGTCGACGAGGCCACCGCCGTGCAGATGGTGCGGGCGCTGGGCCGGATGACCGGCCGCCTCGCCGAATGGCACGTCGAGACGCTGGCCGAGATCATCGAGGACAACGAGGCCGCGGGCCACGGCACCGGCAGCCGGCTGACGTCGGCCTACCTCGTGGCGCAGAAGCTGCTGCCCGAGTTCGAGCGGCTGCTCATCTACGCGTGGCGGCGCAAGCTGGCCGCGTCGGTGAACCGGCTGGTCGCGATCGGCCGCATCGGCGACGCCCCGCTGCTGGCCGCGCCCGCCTCCGTCGGGTTCGCCGACCTCGTGTCGTTCACCCGGCTGTCCCGCGGGCTCAGCGTCGACGAGCTGGGCCAGCTGGTCGAGCAGTTCGAGGCCACCACCAACGACGTCATCTTCGGCACCGGCGGGCGGGTCATCAAGACCCTCGGCGACGAGGTCGTGTTCACCGCTGACGACCCCGAGACGGCGGCGGAGATCGGCTGCCGGCTGGTCGAGGAGATCGGCGAGAACGGCGACCTCCCCGACATCCGGGTCGGCATCGCGACCGGTCCCGTCGTGGCCCGGCTCGGCGACGTCTTCGGCACCCCGACGAACCTCGCCGCGCGGCTGACCGCGCTGGCCGAGCGCAACACCGTCCTCGTCGACGACGTGACGGCGAAGGAGCTGGCCGCGGCGCCGGCGTTCGCGCTGCGCGCCCTCCCGCCGACCACGGTGCGCGGGCTCGGCGTCGTCAACGCCTTCACCGTCACGCCGCGCCGCGACCCGCAGGCGCCCGCGTGA
- a CDS encoding NUDIX hydrolase — protein MIEHRVAVAVLVAGGRVLMCHRRADRTWYPDVWDFPGGHLEDGETAAECARRECGEELGIDAGPAHRELARWVERDEDITFVQLLSWTGTPSNHAPEEHDDVRWVTLAEALELRLPDPRYPDLLRGVLDPPAGG, from the coding sequence GTGATCGAGCACCGGGTCGCCGTCGCGGTGCTGGTCGCCGGCGGCCGCGTCCTGATGTGCCACCGGCGGGCCGACCGCACGTGGTACCCCGACGTCTGGGACTTCCCGGGCGGCCACCTGGAGGACGGCGAGACCGCCGCCGAGTGCGCGCGGCGCGAGTGCGGCGAGGAGCTCGGCATCGACGCCGGGCCGGCGCACCGCGAGCTGGCCCGCTGGGTCGAGCGCGACGAGGACATCACCTTCGTCCAGCTGCTGAGCTGGACCGGCACGCCGTCCAACCACGCGCCCGAGGAGCACGACGACGTCCGCTGGGTCACGCTGGCGGAGGCGCTCGAGCTGAGGCTGCCGGACCCGCGGTACCCGGACCTGCTGCGCGGCGTGCTGGACCCGCCGGCGGGCGGGTAG
- a CDS encoding nucleotidyltransferase family protein — translation MTTGATVRQAVILAGGQGSRLKPYTDTVPKVMIEISGRCIIDHQLDWLAEAGVTDVVVSAGHLSEVLLAHLDSRELPVRVRTVVEEQPLGRGGGLKYAGKELPAPDDGWYALNGDIWTRFDLRAMTAYHLERQAVATIALARPRMPWGVVELDELGRVTDFVESPPSPYPINGGVYVFSPRILDLLPDVGDHERTTFPSLAKQRLLAGYPIETYWRAIDTAKDLSEAAKELAALRSRLGD, via the coding sequence ATGACGACCGGAGCGACCGTGCGGCAGGCGGTGATCCTCGCCGGTGGGCAGGGGTCCCGGCTCAAGCCGTACACCGACACCGTCCCGAAGGTGATGATCGAGATCTCGGGCCGGTGCATCATCGACCACCAGCTGGACTGGCTGGCCGAGGCCGGCGTCACCGACGTCGTCGTGTCGGCGGGGCACCTGAGCGAGGTGCTGCTGGCCCACCTCGACTCCCGCGAGCTGCCAGTGCGTGTGCGCACCGTCGTCGAGGAACAGCCGCTGGGCCGCGGCGGCGGGCTGAAGTACGCCGGCAAGGAGCTGCCCGCGCCCGACGACGGCTGGTACGCGCTCAACGGCGACATCTGGACCCGGTTCGACCTGCGCGCCATGACGGCGTACCACCTCGAGCGGCAGGCCGTCGCCACCATCGCGCTGGCCCGCCCGCGCATGCCGTGGGGCGTTGTCGAGCTCGACGAGCTGGGCCGCGTCACCGACTTCGTCGAGTCGCCGCCGTCGCCGTACCCGATCAACGGCGGCGTGTACGTGTTCTCGCCGCGCATCCTCGACCTCCTGCCCGACGTCGGCGACCACGAGCGCACCACGTTCCCGTCGCTGGCCAAGCAGCGGCTGCTGGCCGGGTACCCGATCGAGACGTACTGGCGGGCCATCGACACCGCGAAGGACCTCTCCGAGGCGGCGAAGGAACTGGCGGCGCTGCGGTCCCGGCTGGGCGACTGA
- a CDS encoding enoyl-CoA hydratase/isomerase family protein, with the protein MGSVTINRHDDVPGVTELVLDRPEAHNAISTEFARQLTAATAELAADPSVRAVVLTSSAPKAFCVGADLKERNSIDDDGLRAQRLVFREMFTDLLSLPVPVVAALHGYALGGGLELALCCDLIVADESAVLGLPEVSVGVIPGGGGTQLLTRRLGWNRAADLIFTARRLDAAEGYRLGLVDRLVDAGSARASAVSLASSIAAHSPVGVRSAKRAMRQGFDAPLAAALDIEDAAWRATAFSGDRKEGVAAFNEKRRPDWPGE; encoded by the coding sequence ATGGGCAGTGTGACGATCAACCGGCACGATGACGTCCCGGGTGTCACGGAGCTGGTCCTCGACCGGCCCGAGGCGCACAACGCCATCTCCACGGAGTTCGCGCGGCAGCTGACCGCGGCGACGGCGGAGCTGGCCGCCGACCCGTCCGTCCGCGCCGTCGTCCTGACGTCGTCGGCGCCCAAGGCGTTCTGCGTCGGCGCCGACCTCAAGGAGCGCAACTCCATCGACGACGACGGCCTGCGGGCGCAGCGGCTGGTGTTCCGGGAGATGTTCACCGACCTGCTCTCGCTGCCGGTGCCGGTCGTCGCCGCCTTGCACGGGTACGCGCTGGGCGGCGGGCTGGAGCTGGCGCTGTGCTGCGACCTGATCGTGGCCGACGAGTCCGCCGTGCTCGGGCTGCCCGAGGTGTCCGTCGGCGTCATCCCTGGGGGCGGCGGCACCCAGCTGCTGACCCGGCGGCTGGGCTGGAACCGGGCCGCCGACCTGATCTTCACCGCCCGGCGGCTCGACGCCGCCGAGGGCTACCGGCTGGGGCTGGTCGACCGGCTGGTGGACGCCGGCTCGGCGCGGGCTTCCGCCGTGTCGTTGGCGTCGTCGATCGCCGCGCATTCTCCCGTCGGGGTGCGCAGCGCCAAGCGGGCCATGCGGCAGGGGTTCGACGCGCCGCTCGCGGCCGCGCTCGACATCGAGGACGCCGCCTGGCGGGCCACCGCGTTCAGCGGGGATAGAAAGGAGGGTGTCGCGGCGTTCAATGAGAAGCGACGCCCGGATTGGCCAGGTGAGTGA
- a CDS encoding hydroxymethylglutaryl-CoA lyase — MRSDARIGQVSDVTFPSSVSVREVGPRDGLQNEDPVPADAKVELIDALGRTGLRRIEAVSFVHPKAIPQMADADEVWSRVRRSPDIRYSALVPNVRGAERALAAGFTELEVVVSASDTHNRRNINRTTEESLADLPALSSLVHSAGGTLQLIVSTAWGCPYEGDVPVSRVLSVVSSGVAAGVDSLAYGDTTGMATPPRVTRLVESTREAHPSLPLGLHFHNTRGTGLANVYAALELGVDDFDASVGGLGGCPYAPGASGNIATEELVYLLEDMGIRTGVDLPALIEVAGLAERLVGRKLDSQVLRAGPAVR; from the coding sequence ATGAGAAGCGACGCCCGGATTGGCCAGGTGAGTGACGTGACGTTCCCCTCCAGCGTGAGTGTCCGCGAGGTCGGCCCGCGCGACGGCCTGCAGAACGAGGACCCCGTCCCGGCCGACGCGAAGGTCGAGCTGATCGACGCGCTCGGCCGCACTGGCCTGCGGCGCATCGAGGCGGTCTCGTTCGTCCACCCGAAGGCGATCCCGCAGATGGCCGACGCCGACGAGGTGTGGTCGCGGGTCCGCCGTTCGCCCGACATCCGCTACTCCGCGCTCGTCCCGAACGTGCGCGGCGCCGAGCGGGCGCTCGCGGCCGGGTTCACCGAGCTCGAGGTCGTCGTGTCGGCGTCCGACACCCACAACCGGCGCAACATCAACCGCACCACCGAGGAGTCGCTCGCCGACCTGCCCGCTCTCTCGTCGCTGGTGCACTCGGCCGGTGGCACCCTGCAGCTGATCGTGTCGACGGCGTGGGGCTGCCCGTACGAGGGCGACGTGCCGGTGTCGAGGGTGCTGTCGGTCGTCTCGTCAGGGGTCGCGGCGGGGGTCGACTCGCTCGCCTACGGCGACACCACCGGCATGGCCACGCCGCCGCGCGTCACCCGGCTGGTGGAGTCGACCCGCGAGGCGCACCCGTCGCTGCCGCTGGGCCTGCACTTCCACAACACCCGCGGCACCGGCCTCGCCAACGTCTACGCGGCGCTCGAACTGGGCGTCGACGACTTCGACGCCTCGGTCGGCGGCCTGGGCGGCTGCCCGTACGCCCCCGGCGCGTCGGGCAACATCGCCACCGAGGAACTCGTGTACCTGCTCGAGGACATGGGCATCCGCACCGGCGTCGACCTGCCCGCCCTCATCGAGGTGGCCGGGCTGGCCGAGCGGCTGGTGGGCCGCAAGCTGGACTCCCAGGTGCTGCGCGCCGGTCCGGCCGTGCGCTGA
- a CDS encoding GtrA family protein produces MSRLWYGLHHLVREAAKFATVGGIGFLVDLAIFNALLFWGADGIGPLHDSPLWAKTIAVVGATSVTYTGNRLWTFRHRARTGLAREYTLFFVLNGIGLGIALACLGFSRYVLGLSGPLADNIAANVVGLLLGTLFRFWSYRTWVFPAHRVQEQTT; encoded by the coding sequence GTGTCGCGACTGTGGTACGGACTTCACCACCTCGTCCGCGAGGCCGCCAAGTTCGCCACCGTCGGCGGCATCGGCTTCCTCGTCGACCTCGCGATCTTCAACGCGCTGCTCTTCTGGGGCGCCGACGGCATCGGCCCCCTGCACGACTCCCCTCTCTGGGCCAAGACCATCGCCGTCGTCGGCGCCACGTCCGTCACGTACACCGGCAACCGGCTGTGGACGTTCCGGCACCGCGCCCGCACCGGGCTGGCCCGCGAGTACACGCTGTTCTTCGTGCTCAACGGCATCGGGCTGGGCATCGCGCTGGCCTGTCTCGGGTTCTCGCGGTACGTGCTGGGGCTGTCCGGCCCGCTGGCCGACAACATCGCCGCCAACGTGGTCGGGCTGCTGCTCGGCACGCTGTTCCGGTTCTGGTCGTACCGCACCTGGGTCTTCCCGGCGCACCGGGTGCAGGAGCAGACCACCTAG